Proteins encoded within one genomic window of Polaribacter sp. NJDZ03:
- a CDS encoding S1/P1 nuclease produces MKIKVLFILSIFLFSNFSAEETVFWGPTGHRTTGKIAEHHLTKKAKRKIDKLLKGQSLAFVSTFGDEIKSDKKYNEFYSWHYVNMGLDEKYADAAKNPAGDIVTGIYKCVAVLKNDNSSEEDKVFYLKMLVHLVGDLHQPMHVGQREDKGGNTIQLQWFGKGTNLHSVWDSKIIEEYNMSYIELAENAKDLSKAEIKAIEKGTVVDWVDEVHEVTKEVYKSVKVGENLKYRYSYDHLGTVRTQLQKGGIRLAKILNDIF; encoded by the coding sequence ATGAAGATTAAAGTACTTTTTATACTATCGATATTTTTATTCTCAAATTTTTCAGCAGAAGAAACTGTTTTTTGGGGACCAACAGGACATAGAACTACAGGTAAAATAGCAGAACATCATTTAACAAAAAAAGCAAAAAGAAAAATTGATAAATTGTTAAAGGGACAAAGTTTGGCTTTTGTATCCACCTTTGGTGATGAAATAAAATCTGATAAAAAATACAATGAATTTTATTCTTGGCATTATGTAAATATGGGCTTAGATGAAAAGTATGCAGATGCAGCAAAAAATCCGGCAGGAGATATTGTTACTGGTATCTATAAATGTGTAGCGGTTTTAAAGAATGATAATAGTTCTGAAGAAGATAAAGTTTTCTATTTAAAAATGTTGGTACATTTAGTTGGAGATTTACACCAACCAATGCATGTTGGGCAAAGAGAAGATAAAGGAGGAAATACAATACAATTGCAGTGGTTTGGTAAGGGTACAAACTTACACTCGGTTTGGGATTCTAAAATAATAGAAGAATATAACATGAGTTATATAGAACTGGCTGAAAACGCCAAAGATTTATCAAAAGCAGAAATTAAAGCTATTGAAAAAGGAACAGTTGTAGATTGGGTAGATGAAGTTCATGAAGTTACAAAAGAAGTTTATAAATCTGTAAAAGTTGGTGAGAATTTAAAATATAGATATTCTTATGATCATTTAGGAACTGTAAGAACTCAATTACAAAAAGGAGGAATTCGTTTGGCAAAAATTTTAAACGATATTTTCTAG
- a CDS encoding Arc family DNA-binding protein: MAKKKAFALRVNEDMIKAIEKWAADEFRSTNGQIEWMLMQALKKAKREPTKKED; this comes from the coding sequence ATGGCAAAGAAAAAAGCATTCGCGTTGCGAGTAAATGAAGACATGATAAAAGCAATTGAAAAATGGGCTGCAGATGAATTTCGTTCTACAAACGGACAAATAGAATGGATGCTTATGCAAGCACTTAAAAAAGCAAAAAGAGAACCCACCAAAAAAGAAGATTAA
- a CDS encoding TlpA disulfide reductase family protein codes for MLKNGFYTLLFFSLLFSCKKGEVKEVSQKVSSVKSYTYNELKPLLEKNDGKTYVVNFWATWCAPCVKELPAFEKLNQEYEAKNVEVILVSLDFPKQVDKRLIPFINKHNLQSKVVLLNDINEDVWIKAIDSTWSGALPATLIYNAKGRKFYEQSFDYEKLESELKTIL; via the coding sequence ATGCTAAAAAACGGTTTCTATACTTTGTTATTTTTCTCCCTTTTATTTTCCTGTAAAAAAGGAGAAGTAAAAGAAGTATCACAAAAAGTAAGCTCAGTAAAGTCTTATACATATAATGAGTTAAAGCCTTTGTTAGAAAAAAATGATGGTAAAACGTATGTAGTAAATTTTTGGGCAACTTGGTGTGCGCCTTGTGTAAAAGAATTACCTGCGTTTGAAAAATTAAACCAAGAATATGAAGCTAAAAATGTAGAGGTTATTTTGGTGAGTTTAGATTTTCCTAAACAAGTAGATAAAAGATTAATTCCTTTTATTAATAAACATAATTTACAGTCTAAAGTGGTTTTATTAAATGATATAAATGAAGATGTTTGGATTAAAGCAATCGATTCTACTTGGTCTGGAGCATTACCTGCCACATTAATTTACAATGCAAAAGGTAGAAAGTTTTACGAACAATCTTTTGATTATGAAAAACTAGAGTCTGAATTAAAAACGATTTTATAA
- a CDS encoding S9 family peptidase yields the protein MIRFITYLAITFFGTFISLAQVKSEEILIKNGAIELPGTLTFTEENSPLIIWVHGSGPVDRNGNQPAQNVKANYIKQFRDSINKKDIAFYSYDKRTANKNNSKLLANTKITDFAVDVEKVITYFKNEKHFSKIILVGHSQGSLIAMMASKEVDKYISIAGTGEQIDETIIKQITKNNAPLGVAARKQFDTLRVRGKIETVHPFLMSIFGKPNQAFLYDWMQLNPKTEIKKLTIPILIINGDKDIQVSIEDAKMLHAANTDSKLVIIENMNHVLKDIQKEEDNLKSYYSSEYQISDKLIKTISLFIKK from the coding sequence ATGATTCGTTTTATCACTTATTTAGCTATCACATTTTTTGGGACATTTATTTCTTTAGCACAAGTAAAATCCGAAGAAATTTTAATAAAAAATGGAGCAATAGAACTTCCAGGAACCTTAACTTTTACAGAAGAAAATTCGCCTTTAATTATTTGGGTTCATGGTTCTGGACCTGTAGACAGAAACGGAAATCAGCCTGCACAAAATGTAAAAGCAAACTACATTAAACAATTTAGAGATTCTATCAATAAAAAAGATATTGCTTTTTATAGTTACGATAAAAGAACAGCTAACAAGAATAATAGCAAATTACTAGCAAATACAAAAATTACAGATTTTGCTGTAGATGTAGAAAAAGTAATCACCTATTTTAAAAACGAAAAGCATTTTTCTAAAATTATTTTAGTTGGCCATAGTCAAGGTTCATTAATTGCAATGATGGCTTCTAAAGAGGTCGATAAATACATCTCTATTGCTGGTACAGGAGAACAAATTGATGAAACCATTATAAAACAAATCACAAAAAACAATGCTCCATTAGGTGTCGCGGCCAGGAAACAATTTGATACTTTAAGAGTAAGAGGTAAAATTGAAACTGTACATCCGTTTTTAATGAGCATATTTGGCAAACCAAATCAGGCTTTTTTATACGATTGGATGCAGTTAAACCCCAAAACCGAGATTAAAAAACTAACTATTCCTATTTTAATTATTAATGGTGATAAAGATATTCAGGTAAGCATAGAAGATGCTAAAATGTTGCATGCTGCAAATACAGATTCTAAATTGGTAATTATAGAAAACATGAATCATGTTTTAAAGGACATTCAAAAAGAAGAAGACAATCTAAAATCTTACTATTCTTCGGAATACCAAATCTCAGATAAACTAATAAAAACCATTAGTTTATTTATAAAAAAATAA
- a CDS encoding SPFH domain-containing protein, protein MKAEKIIKPANGYLMLLIVILLFIGGIVLSTIEETIMYMVVSLIGFFGFFGFILVNPNTSKVILLFGKYVGTIKTNGLYWANPLFRKKTISLRASNFDSERLKVNDKLGNPIMISTILVWRVTDTYKAAFDVDNYENFVRVQTDAAVRKLASMYPYDNFADEGHDEDITLRSSVNEVSEALEKEIDERLTIAGIEVLEARIGYLAYANEIASAMLKRQQATAIVAARHKIVQGAVEMVEMALNELSRKQIVELDDERKAAMVSNLLVILCGDKEASPVVNAGTLSH, encoded by the coding sequence ATGAAAGCAGAGAAAATTATTAAACCAGCAAACGGTTATTTAATGTTATTAATAGTAATACTATTATTTATTGGTGGTATTGTATTGTCTACTATAGAAGAAACAATTATGTATATGGTTGTTAGTTTAATTGGCTTTTTTGGTTTCTTCGGCTTTATTTTGGTAAACCCAAATACTTCTAAAGTGATTTTATTATTTGGTAAATATGTAGGAACCATTAAAACGAATGGTTTGTATTGGGCAAATCCCTTATTTAGAAAAAAAACAATTTCTTTAAGAGCTAGTAATTTCGATTCTGAACGTTTAAAAGTAAATGATAAATTAGGAAATCCGATTATGATTTCTACCATTTTGGTTTGGAGAGTAACAGATACGTATAAAGCTGCTTTTGATGTTGATAATTACGAAAACTTTGTACGAGTACAAACAGATGCTGCTGTAAGAAAATTAGCAAGTATGTATCCGTATGATAATTTTGCAGATGAAGGCCATGACGAAGATATTACTTTACGTTCTAGTGTTAACGAAGTTTCTGAAGCTTTAGAAAAAGAAATTGACGAACGTTTAACAATTGCAGGTATTGAAGTTTTAGAAGCAAGAATTGGATATTTAGCCTATGCTAATGAAATTGCTTCTGCCATGTTAAAAAGACAACAAGCAACTGCAATTGTAGCTGCAAGACATAAAATTGTACAAGGTGCTGTGGAAATGGTAGAAATGGCTTTAAACGAATTAAGTAGAAAACAAATTGTTGAGTTAGATGATGAACGCAAAGCAGCAATGGTAAGTAATTTATTAGTTATTTTGTGTGGAGATAAAGAAGCGTCTCCGGTTGTAAATGCAGGTACTTTGAGTCATTAA
- a CDS encoding DUF4177 domain-containing protein, producing the protein MKEYKFLKQKISWSNSQKNFEDEINEHAKQGWRVINVYANTNGGVYAVLEKDKNR; encoded by the coding sequence ATGAAAGAGTACAAATTTTTAAAACAAAAAATAAGTTGGTCTAACAGCCAGAAAAACTTTGAAGACGAAATAAATGAACACGCTAAACAAGGTTGGCGCGTAATTAATGTATATGCAAATACCAATGGTGGCGTTTATGCCGTTTTGGAAAAAGATAAAAATCGTTAA
- a CDS encoding thioredoxin family protein produces the protein MKYTKSILILFVVLLASAFTIKTADGYQVGDTIEDFKLKNIDDRMVSLSDYSDAKGFVIIFTCNTCPYSIANEDRIIALDLKYKKLGFPVISINPNDPKASKGDSLEDMKVRAAEKGFMFPYLLDEGQKVYPKFGATKTPHVFIVSKPSMKVEYIGAIDNSSRDEDAVTEKYVENVIDALLLGKKPTKTTTRAIGCSVKVL, from the coding sequence ATGAAATATACAAAATCAATTTTAATATTATTTGTAGTTTTATTAGCAAGTGCTTTTACTATAAAAACTGCAGATGGTTACCAGGTAGGTGACACTATAGAAGATTTTAAGTTAAAAAATATTGATGATAGAATGGTTTCTTTATCAGATTATTCTGATGCAAAGGGATTTGTTATCATTTTTACGTGCAATACGTGTCCGTATTCTATAGCTAATGAAGATAGAATAATTGCTTTAGATTTAAAATATAAGAAATTAGGTTTTCCTGTAATTTCAATTAATCCAAATGACCCAAAAGCATCTAAAGGAGATAGTTTAGAAGACATGAAGGTTAGAGCAGCAGAAAAAGGATTCATGTTTCCTTATTTGTTAGATGAAGGGCAAAAGGTATATCCTAAATTTGGAGCAACAAAAACACCACATGTGTTTATTGTAAGCAAGCCAAGTATGAAAGTTGAATATATTGGTGCAATAGACAATAGTTCTAGAGATGAAGATGCTGTAACAGAAAAATATGTAGAAAATGTTATTGATGCTTTATTGTTAGGCAAAAAACCAACAAAAACAACCACAAGAGCAATTGGTTGTTCTGTTAAGGTATTATAA